CAATTTAATTCCCACTCCAACCAGAAGAAGCGAATAAGCCACTTTAATCCACTGAGGTTTCGCTTTTGTCGCCATGAGACGACTGCCAATGGCAGCGGCCACGATTACCGTAATTGAGAGGATAATGGTGAATGTCCATGGCGCTTGAAAATATTCAACACGTCCTAAAAATCCCGAGAAGCTTGAAAACGTTACAATGTATGCCGTTGTCGCCACGGCCTTTTTGGTAGGATATCCCATCCAAATCAGCAACGGACTGATAAAAGTGCCTCCACCAAGTCCCAACATTCCACCAGCTAAAGCAGCTAATCCTGCCCCCAACGTCGCCCAAATCCAGCGATCACGACCTGGAGAGTCAACAGGTTCCGGTTTGCGCAAGCTTTGCAAGGTTCGAAAAGCAGCAAGAATAATAACAATGAAAAGCAAAACAAGAAGAACATGATCGGGAA
The Sulfobacillus thermosulfidooxidans DNA segment above includes these coding regions:
- a CDS encoding sulfite exporter TauE/SafE family protein; amino-acid sequence: MLTAAVVLIFFVSVLFAMLGMGGGMLHVPILLWLGFDLKTVAQPLGILLNGLTSLMALITYWRHGLVDWKGSLPMALAALVLAPVGALVARFIPDHVLLVLLFIVIILAAFRTLQSLRKPEPVDSPGRDRWIWATLGAGLAALAGGMLGLGGGTFISPLLIWMGYPTKKAVATTAYIVTFSSFSGFLGRVEYFQAPWTFTIILSITVIVAAAIGSRLMATKAKPQWIKVAYSLLLVGVGIKLVW